From the genome of Hymenobacter cellulosilyticus, one region includes:
- the rpoN gene encoding RNA polymerase factor sigma-54, with the protein MQRLDMKQLLSQKLSPQQIQFIKLLQIPTAELEARIKEELEVNPALEEGDENTDDEVEDQERDDDADDSDDYDDPDSEFDSDDNTLDEDFDTGSEEQPEVEVPTKDDPADTTKDNEELDLGDYLNDDEIAGYKMQGDGPGEPEDDREMPLADTGASLTDSLLDQLGFADLDEKQEAIGRQLIGSIDNDGYIRRDLSAIANDLAFSQNIEADEAEIEGVLHLIQSFDPAGIAARDLQECLLLQLERRHQDEVTEHAERILSETFDEFTKKHYQRIQQKLDLEDDELKEAIALILKLNPKPGGTGPVGMGKVQYIIPDFILTNDNGVFNLTLNARNAPDLRVAPAYTEMFQTYDKAAKKDKKMKEAVTFVKQKLDSARWFIDAIKQRQQTLLRTMDSIVRYQHDFFLEGDESKLRPMILKDIATEIGMDISTVSRVANSKSVQTEFGIYPLKYFFSEGIATDSGEDASSREVKHILKEIIEGESKKRPLSDDKLEKMLNARGYNIARRTVAKYREQLNIPVARLRKEL; encoded by the coding sequence ATGCAAAGACTTGACATGAAGCAGCTTCTCTCGCAGAAGCTGTCTCCCCAACAGATACAGTTCATTAAGCTGCTGCAAATTCCGACAGCAGAGCTGGAGGCGCGCATCAAGGAAGAGCTGGAGGTAAACCCAGCCCTGGAAGAAGGCGACGAAAACACCGACGACGAGGTGGAAGACCAGGAGCGCGACGATGACGCGGACGACTCCGACGACTATGACGACCCGGATTCGGAGTTCGATTCCGACGACAACACCCTGGACGAAGACTTTGATACCGGCAGCGAGGAGCAGCCCGAAGTGGAGGTGCCCACCAAAGACGACCCGGCAGATACGACCAAGGACAACGAGGAGCTGGACCTGGGCGACTACCTCAACGACGACGAAATAGCGGGCTACAAGATGCAGGGCGACGGGCCCGGCGAGCCCGAGGACGACCGGGAAATGCCCCTGGCCGACACCGGCGCTTCCCTTACCGACTCTCTGCTCGACCAGCTGGGCTTTGCCGACCTCGACGAAAAGCAGGAAGCCATTGGCCGCCAGCTCATTGGTTCCATCGACAACGACGGCTACATCCGCCGCGACCTGTCGGCTATTGCCAACGACCTGGCCTTCTCCCAGAACATCGAAGCCGATGAGGCTGAGATTGAGGGCGTGCTCCACCTGATTCAGAGCTTCGACCCGGCCGGTATTGCCGCCCGCGACCTGCAGGAATGCCTGCTGCTCCAACTTGAGCGCCGCCACCAGGACGAGGTGACCGAGCACGCCGAGCGGATTCTAAGTGAGACCTTCGACGAGTTTACCAAGAAGCACTACCAGCGTATTCAGCAGAAGCTGGACCTGGAAGATGATGAACTCAAAGAGGCCATTGCCCTGATTCTGAAGCTTAACCCCAAGCCCGGTGGCACCGGGCCCGTGGGCATGGGCAAAGTGCAGTACATCATCCCCGACTTCATTCTGACCAACGACAACGGCGTGTTCAACCTTACGCTGAACGCGCGCAACGCTCCGGACCTGCGGGTGGCCCCGGCCTACACCGAGATGTTCCAGACCTACGATAAGGCGGCCAAGAAGGACAAGAAGATGAAGGAGGCCGTGACCTTCGTCAAGCAGAAGCTTGACTCGGCCCGCTGGTTTATTGACGCCATCAAGCAACGCCAGCAGACCCTGCTGCGCACCATGGACTCCATCGTGCGCTACCAGCACGACTTCTTCCTAGAAGGCGACGAAAGCAAGCTGCGGCCCATGATTCTGAAAGACATTGCCACCGAAATCGGCATGGATATCAGCACCGTGAGCCGGGTAGCCAACTCCAAGTCGGTGCAGACCGAGTTCGGCATTTACCCCTTGAAGTACTTCTTCTCCGAGGGCATTGCTACCGACTCAGGCGAAGACGCTAGCTCACGGGAAGTGAAGCACATCCTGAAGGAAATCATCGAGGGGGAAAGCAAAAAGCGGCCACTGAGCGACGACAAGCTGGAAAAAATGCTCAATGCCCGTGGCTACAACATTGCCCGCCGCACGGTGGCTAAGTACCGGGAGCAGCTCAATATTCCGGTAGCCCGCCTGCGCAAGGAACTGTAA
- a CDS encoding alginate O-acetyltransferase AlgX-related protein, translated as MKHILFFLLFLLLVGPALQAKYHWVEEPTLAGAYHVSEHPSLSVEALTSGTYQAQLENYLEDRIGFRTWLIQLRNQLSFSFLGVARSTDLVIGNNVLFQQGPVDAYLGKDFMGEAEIQRRVRRMRIVQDDLAKRGIPFLFMMAPNKGRYQPEDLPYWTLKQKQPLSNYEVFVREMKANQVNLLDFCQLFARWKDTTAYALFPSGGTHWSAYGSTLAADTLFKRIEKLGSFDLIDFRRTGPMEVSQNEVRGTDGDLSGPLNLLFGYKHYPMAYPHIVFDPLRPPQQQPNMLVSGDSFGAALMQFNPYFQTLFSPIPATGAWKEPFSGLPPSRPKRARSWTSWISARRLSPGSSSWFSLRSTTCPTRNSSTSSTTSTIPSPTPTGPASTRSKPS; from the coding sequence ATGAAGCATATTCTCTTTTTCCTCTTGTTTCTGTTGCTGGTTGGGCCGGCGCTGCAGGCCAAATATCACTGGGTAGAGGAGCCCACCCTGGCCGGGGCCTACCACGTATCCGAGCACCCGAGTCTGTCGGTTGAGGCCCTTACCTCGGGCACCTACCAGGCCCAGCTGGAAAACTACCTGGAAGACCGGATAGGCTTCCGGACCTGGCTTATTCAGCTCCGCAATCAGCTGTCCTTCTCTTTTCTGGGCGTAGCGCGCTCCACCGACCTGGTAATTGGCAACAACGTCTTATTCCAGCAAGGCCCGGTAGATGCGTATCTGGGTAAAGACTTTATGGGCGAAGCTGAAATTCAGCGGCGGGTCCGCCGTATGCGCATTGTGCAGGACGACCTGGCCAAGCGCGGCATTCCTTTTCTGTTTATGATGGCCCCCAACAAAGGCCGCTACCAGCCCGAAGACCTGCCCTACTGGACCCTGAAACAGAAGCAGCCCCTGTCCAACTATGAGGTGTTCGTCCGGGAAATGAAGGCCAACCAGGTCAACCTGCTGGACTTCTGCCAACTGTTTGCGCGCTGGAAAGACACGACGGCCTATGCCCTGTTTCCCAGCGGCGGCACCCACTGGAGCGCTTACGGCTCCACTTTGGCCGCCGATACGCTGTTCAAGCGCATCGAAAAGCTGGGCTCCTTTGACCTGATTGATTTCCGCCGCACCGGTCCGATGGAAGTAAGCCAGAATGAAGTGCGCGGTACCGACGGCGACCTGAGCGGGCCGCTAAACCTGCTGTTTGGCTACAAGCACTACCCCATGGCCTACCCGCACATCGTCTTCGACCCGCTTCGGCCGCCGCAGCAGCAGCCCAATATGCTCGTCTCAGGGGACAGCTTCGGGGCGGCGCTTATGCAGTTCAACCCTTATTTTCAAACCTTGTTCTCCCCGATTCCCGCTACTGGGGCGTGGAAGGAACCGTTTTCCGGTTTGCCGCCGAGTCGGCCGAAACGGGCCAGAAGCTGGACCAGCTGGATTTCCGCAAGGAGATTGAGTCCCGGCAGTTCATCATGGTTCTCATTACGGAGCACAACCTGCCCCACGAGAAATTCATCAACCAGCTCTACGACCTCTACCATCCCCTCTCCGACGCCGACCGGGCCCGCATCAACCAGATCAAAGCCGAGCTGA
- a CDS encoding MBOAT family O-acyltransferase yields MLKNAVALTASLLFYAWGGINFLALFLGSVVLNFYLIRLMDAALGWQKRIYLILSILLNVGMLFYFKYANFFLENVSGLSTALGGAELTWEKVVLPIGISFFTFEKLTYSIDVYRGVNKPLRSFWDFMLYIMLFPKMIAGPIVRFHEIAEQLTDRAAFETVDHKLAGLFRFVLGLAKKVLIANTLGQEADRIFGLAPAELSAPLAWLGAVCYTFQIYFDFSGYSDMAIGLGRMIGFQFPENFNNPYISRSITEFWQRWHITLGRWMRDYLYIPLGGNRVSTGRLYANLWTVFILSGFWHGAAWNFIAWGAFHGLFLVLDRLFLLRLSKRLGPLSILPTFLITVVGWVLFRAESLGEAQAYIQQMFVGSWVALPYFTMEFWYTLLLATLFSFIAAVPLIERGQLGVLAASSWSRGRMLALSMVTALLLVLSTSYIIGSNFNPFIYFRF; encoded by the coding sequence TTGCTCAAGAATGCCGTCGCGCTGACGGCCAGCCTGCTGTTCTACGCCTGGGGCGGCATCAACTTCCTGGCCCTGTTTCTGGGCTCGGTCGTGCTCAACTTCTACCTCATCCGCCTGATGGATGCGGCCCTGGGCTGGCAGAAGCGCATCTATTTGATCCTAAGCATCCTGCTCAATGTGGGCATGCTCTTCTACTTCAAGTACGCCAACTTCTTTCTCGAGAACGTGAGCGGGCTGAGCACGGCCCTGGGCGGGGCAGAGCTGACCTGGGAGAAGGTGGTGCTGCCCATCGGCATCTCGTTTTTCACCTTCGAGAAGCTCACCTATTCGATTGACGTGTACCGGGGCGTGAACAAGCCCTTGCGCAGCTTCTGGGACTTCATGCTCTACATCATGCTCTTTCCCAAGATGATTGCCGGGCCCATCGTGCGCTTTCACGAAATCGCCGAGCAGCTCACTGACCGGGCCGCCTTCGAAACCGTCGACCACAAGCTCGCCGGTCTGTTCCGTTTCGTGCTCGGCCTGGCCAAAAAAGTACTTATTGCCAACACGCTGGGCCAGGAGGCCGACCGGATTTTCGGTCTTGCGCCGGCCGAGCTGTCGGCCCCGCTGGCGTGGCTGGGGGCAGTATGCTACACGTTCCAGATCTACTTCGACTTCTCGGGCTACTCGGACATGGCCATCGGCCTGGGCCGCATGATCGGCTTCCAGTTTCCCGAAAACTTCAACAACCCCTACATCTCACGCTCCATCACCGAGTTCTGGCAGCGCTGGCACATCACGCTGGGCCGCTGGATGCGCGACTACCTCTACATTCCCCTGGGCGGCAACCGCGTGAGCACCGGCCGGCTCTACGCCAACCTGTGGACCGTGTTTATCCTCTCGGGCTTCTGGCACGGGGCGGCCTGGAACTTCATTGCCTGGGGCGCTTTTCACGGCCTGTTTCTGGTGCTGGACCGCCTGTTTCTGCTGCGCCTCTCCAAGCGTTTGGGCCCGCTCAGCATTCTTCCCACTTTCCTGATTACCGTCGTCGGCTGGGTCCTCTTCCGGGCCGAAAGCCTGGGCGAGGCGCAGGCCTACATTCAGCAAATGTTTGTGGGAAGCTGGGTGGCCCTGCCCTATTTCACCATGGAGTTCTGGTACACCTTGCTGCTGGCAACGCTGTTCTCCTTTATAGCCGCCGTGCCCCTGATAGAGCGAGGGCAGCTTGGCGTATTGGCGGCCTCTAGCTGGTCCCGGGGACGAATGCTGGCCCTGAGCATGGTTACGGCCCTGCTACTGGTGCTAAGCACGAGCTACATTATCGGCAGCAACTTCAATCCCTTCATCTACTTCCGGTTTTAA
- a CDS encoding alginate O-acetyltransferase AlgX-related protein: MKIYLKRAVLFCLLLLLLLPAGQAKFNWVDTGQLTGYYDAPAPPPDLSWESLWNNTFQPALERYLEEHIGFRVWLIKARNQIVYDVLHETNDPNLFVGPNNSLFDSRTLFDYVGMGAHADSATIRRHIHRLRVVQDTLARRGKLLIFVASASKASFMPENMPAYFRRSGRYRPSNYEQYTAAMRAAGINLLDLSQALRSWKDTASYPLFPQSGGHWSDYGAALVGDTTMRYVERKYGRPMRDYRLKAGTVGIAPNDNDTDTEKALNLLYPLAPHIMKYPQVEYEPLKPGQYRPSALIIGDSFVFTVLYSFFAQSFDDKNSRYWHFNVVNRNIAWPSELPEGTDMSKLDYKAQYLARDIIMIMFTEYNMDNRLDYGFSDSAYKLLVPYTHADTLRIQALEDQLSRKPGLSDYWWAKETETGRSRQQLIHEAAVARYDSIR, translated from the coding sequence GTGAAAATTTATCTTAAGCGGGCGGTGCTGTTCTGCCTGCTGTTACTGCTCCTGCTGCCGGCAGGGCAAGCCAAATTTAATTGGGTGGATACCGGTCAGCTGACCGGCTACTACGACGCGCCTGCTCCCCCACCCGACCTAAGCTGGGAGTCGTTATGGAACAATACTTTTCAGCCGGCGCTGGAGCGTTACCTCGAAGAGCATATCGGGTTTCGGGTGTGGCTTATTAAAGCCCGCAACCAAATCGTCTACGATGTACTGCACGAGACGAATGACCCGAACCTGTTCGTGGGCCCAAACAATAGCCTGTTCGACTCCCGAACGCTGTTCGACTACGTTGGAATGGGTGCCCATGCAGACTCGGCCACCATTCGGCGGCACATCCATCGTCTGCGGGTGGTTCAGGATACGCTGGCCCGGCGCGGTAAGCTGCTCATCTTTGTGGCGTCAGCCAGCAAAGCGTCCTTTATGCCGGAAAACATGCCCGCCTATTTCCGGCGTAGCGGCCGCTACCGCCCGTCTAACTACGAGCAGTATACGGCCGCCATGCGCGCCGCTGGTATCAACCTGCTGGATCTGAGCCAAGCATTGCGCAGTTGGAAGGACACGGCTTCGTATCCGTTGTTTCCTCAGTCGGGTGGGCACTGGAGCGACTATGGTGCCGCCCTGGTAGGAGACACAACCATGCGCTACGTGGAACGCAAATATGGCCGCCCTATGCGCGACTACCGCCTGAAAGCGGGTACCGTGGGCATCGCGCCCAACGATAATGATACCGACACGGAAAAGGCGCTAAACCTGCTCTACCCGCTCGCACCTCACATAATGAAATACCCGCAGGTCGAGTATGAGCCCCTCAAGCCAGGGCAATACCGTCCTTCAGCTCTCATCATTGGTGACAGCTTCGTATTTACGGTGCTCTACTCGTTTTTTGCTCAATCTTTTGATGACAAAAATTCCCGATACTGGCACTTTAACGTCGTCAACCGCAATATCGCCTGGCCCTCAGAATTACCGGAAGGCACTGATATGAGTAAGTTGGACTATAAGGCTCAATACCTGGCCCGCGACATTATCATGATCATGTTTACGGAATACAACATGGACAACCGACTTGATTATGGTTTCAGTGATAGTGCCTACAAGCTACTGGTGCCCTACACCCATGCCGATACCCTTCGCATTCAGGCGCTCGAAGACCAACTCAGCCGCAAACCTGGCCTAAGCGACTACTGGTGGGCTAAAGAGACCGAAACTGGCCGCAGCCGGCAACAGTTAATTCACGAGGCCGCCGTAGCCCGGTATGATTCAATCCGGTAA
- a CDS encoding MBOAT family O-acyltransferase yields the protein MLYIMLFPKMIAGPIVRFHEIAEQLTDRAAFETVDHKLAGLFRFVLGLAKKVLIANVLGEQADHIFGMVLHGEPDHIFGTEPALVTAPLAWLGAVCYTFQIYFDFSGYSDMAIGLGRMIGFQFPENFNNPYISRSITEFWQRWHITLGRWMRDYLYIPLGGNRVSTGRLYANLWTVFILSGFWHGAAWNFIAWGAFHGLFLVLDRLFLLRLSKRLGPLSILPTFLITVVGWVLFRAESLTDALRYVQHMFTGPLFTDRPFPYYTTRFWLTLGLAAVFSFAAAIPRIERRELAILAHSQLRGREAVALGIASSILLVLSVMYIVGSNFNPFIYFRF from the coding sequence ATGCTCTACATCATGCTCTTTCCCAAGATGATTGCCGGGCCCATCGTGCGCTTTCACGAAATCGCCGAGCAGCTCACCGACCGGGCCGCTTTCGAAACCGTGGACCACAAGCTCGCCGGCCTGTTCCGCTTCGTGCTTGGCCTGGCTAAAAAAGTGCTCATTGCCAATGTACTAGGCGAGCAAGCCGACCATATCTTTGGTATGGTTCTGCACGGAGAGCCCGACCACATTTTTGGCACCGAGCCTGCATTAGTAACAGCCCCGCTGGCGTGGTTGGGGGCGGTGTGCTACACGTTCCAGATCTACTTCGACTTCTCGGGCTACTCGGACATGGCCATCGGCCTGGGCCGCATGATCGGCTTCCAGTTTCCCGAAAACTTCAACAACCCCTACATCTCACGCTCCATCACCGAGTTCTGGCAGCGCTGGCACATCACGCTGGGCCGCTGGATGCGCGACTACCTCTACATTCCCCTGGGCGGCAACCGCGTGAGCACCGGCCGGCTCTACGCCAACCTGTGGACCGTGTTCATCCTCTCGGGCTTCTGGCACGGGGCGGCCTGGAACTTCATTGCCTGGGGCGCTTTTCACGGCCTGTTTCTGGTGCTGGACCGTCTGTTTCTGCTGCGCTTGTCCAAGCGTCTGGGCCCGCTCAGCATTCTTCCCACCTTTCTGATTACCGTCGTTGGCTGGGTCCTCTTCCGGGCCGAAAGCCTGACTGATGCCCTTCGATACGTCCAGCACATGTTCACGGGGCCGCTATTTACCGACCGGCCATTCCCGTACTACACCACGCGCTTTTGGCTGACGCTGGGGTTGGCGGCCGTTTTCTCTTTTGCTGCGGCTATTCCCCGCATTGAGCGGCGCGAGCTGGCTATTCTAGCCCATAGCCAACTGCGCGGCCGGGAGGCGGTGGCACTGGGTATTGCAAGCAGTATTCTACTGGTGTTGAGCGTTATGTACATCGTCGGCAGTAACTTCAATCCCTTCATCTACTTCCGGTTCTAA